The Salvelinus namaycush isolate Seneca unplaced genomic scaffold, SaNama_1.0 Scaffold4, whole genome shotgun sequence DNA window ccctgggctgagtacgctcacaactcgcttccttcgtctgctaccgggctatctccgtttcagagtagtcttgggtaccagcctcctctgttctcgtcccagctcgccgagtccagcgttccctccgctcaggcttttgtccaacgttgtgagcgcacctggaggagggtcaggtctgcactttgccgttacagggcgcagactgtgagagccgccaataaacgtaggattaagagtcctaggtattgtcgcggtcagagagtgtggctttccactcgtaaccttccccttacgacagcttctcgcaagttgactccgcggttcattggtccgttccgtgtctctcaggtcgtcaatcctgtcgctgtgcgactgcttcttccgcgacatcttcgtcgcgtccaccctgtcttccatgtctcttgtgtcaagccttttcttcgcgcccccattcgtcttccctcccccccccccgtccttgtcgagggcgctcctatttacagggtacggaagatcatggacatgcgttctcggggacgtggtcaccagtacttagtggattgggagggttacggtcctgaggagaggagttgggttccatctcgggacgtgctggaccgttcgttgattaatgatttccttcgttgccgccagggttcctcctcgagtgcgccaggaggcgctcggtgagtgggggggtactgtcatgttttgtctttcatcatgtcttgtccctgtgcttccctctgctggtcttattaggttctttccctctttctctctctctatcgttccgttcctgctcccagctgtttctcattctcctaacgacctcatttactctttcacacctgtcccctattttgccctctgattagagtccctatttctccctctgttttccgcttctgtccttgtcggattcttgtttgacgtttgctgttcctgtgtccttgttccgccctgtcgtgttctttgccttcttcagatgctgcgtgtgagcaggtgtcaatgtcagctacggccagtgccttcctgaagcgacctgcagtctgtggtcgcgtctccagtcgttcctctctgttgacgagaggatagtatccaggagaatcattatttgttttattctggaataaagactctgttactattacgtcgcttttgggtcctcattctgcagcacaacagactagtatctatgtggaccctactacagtttaaccagctcagctatagactacaccagcatgactagtatctatgtggaccctactacagtttaacctgctcagctatagactacaccagcatgactagtatctatgtggaccctactacagtttaaccagctcagctatagactacaccagcatgactagtatctatgttgaccatactacagtttaaccagctcagctatagactaaaCCAGCATGACttgtatctatgtggaccctactacagtttaaccagctcagctatagactacaccagcatgactagtatctatgtggaccctactacagtttaaccagctcagctatagactacaccagcatgactagtatctatgtggaccctactacagtttaaccagctcagctatagactacaccagcatgactagtatctatgtggaccctactacagtttaaccagctcagctatagactacaccagcatgactagtatctatgtggaccctactacagtttaaccagctcagctatagactacaccagcatgactagtatctatgtggaccctactacagtttaaccagctcagctatagactacaccagcatgactagtatctatgtggaccctactacagtttaaccagctcagctatagactacaccagcatgactagtatctatgtggaccctactacagtttaaccagctcagctatagactacaccagcatgactagtatctatgtggaccctactacagtttaaccagctcatctatagactacaccagcttgactagtatctatgtggaccctactacagtttaaccagctcagctatagactacaccagcatgactagtatctatgtggaccctactacagtttaaccagctcagctatagactacaccagcatgactagtatctatgtgaaccctactacagtttaaccagctcagctatagactacaccagcatgactagtatctatgtggcccctactacagtttaaccagctcagctatagactacaccagcatgactagtatctatatggaccctactacagtttaaccagctcagctatagactacaccagcatgactagtatctatgtggaccctactacagtttaaccagctcagctatagagtacaccagcatgactagtatctatgtggaccctactacagtttaaccagctgagctatagactacaccagcatgactagtatctatgtggaccctactagagtttaaccagctcagctatagactacaccagcatgactagtatctatgtggaccctactacagtttaaccagctcagctatagactacaccagaatgactagtatctatgtggaccctactacagtttaaccagctcagctatagactacaccagcatgactagtatctatgtggaccctactacagtttaaccagctcagctatagactacaccagcatgactagtatctatgtggactctactacagtttaaccagctcagctatagactacaccagcatgactagtatctatgtggaccctactacagtttaaccagctcagctatagactacaccagcttgactagtatctatgtggaccctactacagtttaaccagctcagctatagactacaccagcatgactagtatctatgtggaccctactacagtttaaccagctcagctatagactacaccagcatgactagtatctatgtgaaccctactacagtttaaccagctcagctatagactacaccagcatgactagtatctatgtggcccctactacagtttaaccagctcagctatagactacaccagcatgactagtatctatatgtggaccctactacagtttaaccagctcagctatagactacaccagcatgactagtatctatgtgaaccctactacagtttaaccagctcagctatagactacaccagcatgactagtatctatgtggaccctactacagtttaaccagctcagctatagactacaccagcatgactagtatcaatgtggaccctactacagtttaaccagctcagctatagactacaccagcatgactagtatctatgtggaccctactacagtttaaccagctcagctatagactacaccagcatgactagtatctatgtggaccctactacagtttaaccagctcaacAGTACCATGGAGATTAAACCCAGGATAGAGGGGCTGAGTGAATGTGGTCTGGACTCTGTGGAGGAGGGTCATTGTGTCAGAGacactgtagaaggacagagtacctgccttgtgatccaggtacactcctactctggaggACTGAGGGCCTGATACTTTAGTCTCAACATTATTGTGACTGAAACAATAACCACCACTATAGGACAGTAAACTCCAGGACTTGTTATTGAGTCCAAATCCACCATCTATCTCTGTTCTGCTGATATCTTTATATGAGACTGCTATAAAAACATTACCAGTCCActccacctcccagtaacagcgtccagacagaccctctctacacagaacCTGACAGTAGGTGGTGaatctgtctggatggtcaggATATGGTTGGACTTGGCGTGTAAAGGTCACCTTTCTGTTCCctttagacagagagaggcgtgtgtgtgctgtgtttgggtccagtgtgagctgacaggaatctgggagaagagcagagcagagaccaaTGAGGGGAGTCAGAACAATAAGTTAAGTCAGATACTGTATCTACCCTGTCTTTGATTAGAGCACAGCAGAGATCAAATCAGAGAAATATGAGCAGTCAGATAGATACCCAGTCTTTGATTAGATCTACTATTGCTATATATTTCTAgaggggttgttaggagtgtcagtaaaaagagactgttagttacttcacaataaagagactcacattgtaacaactgttctctggtcttgggctctggaggcagtacaacatccactatattcactacagacacacaaacacattgacagagagagggaatgttatcatcagaccatattccacatgtatatgactagtagggaactttcaatggtctaaagttgatgttcttattgttttcaacacacctgtagtggagatcttggtccattctcctttaaggaagtcttctagtttctctctcagttcagacacagtcttactcacatctccaaagtactgaagaggacggacaacgatgctgggtaagtctgaagatacactgatactggagagagactgataactctggagagagagagagagggggagagagagagacagggagagagagagagtaagagagacagggacagagaaacagacacgaCAACATAATGATTGAGATGAAAAGTTTCTCATTAAGTTAATACCACTTGTAACAAGACAGTTTAGTTACCAGGAGGAAATGGATGTgatcctctgtgtgtgagagctgctccagctcagtgcttctcTTCCTCAGCTCAGCTATCTCCTGCTTCAGTTGCTCCAGGAGTCCTTCAGCTTGACTCACTTGAGCCTTCTCTTGGGCTCTGATCAGCTCCTTCACCTCAGAGCTCCTTCTCTCAATGGAGCGGATCAGCTCAGTAAAGATCTGATCACTGTCCTCCACTGCTGACTGTGCAGAGCGctgttaagagagagagagagagagagagagagagagagagagagagagagagagagagagagagagagagagagagagagagagagagagagagagagagagagagagagagagagagagagagagagagagagagagagagagagagagagagagagagagagagagagagagagagagagagagagagagagagagagagagagagagagagagagagagagagagagagagagtaggtacAGTAGCCTCTGCACCTCATTGAGTCAGAACGCTGCCAACCTGATCTCCAggtccaccaggccttgtcccccctcctggacaggcaggtacagaacacctcttggtcctgctctactctcttccctcctggacaggcaggtacagaacacctcttggccctgctctactctacccctcctggacaggcaggtacagaacacctcttggtcctgctctactctcctccctcctggacagacaggtacagaacacctcttggtcctgctctactctcctccctcctggacagacaggtacagaacacctcttggtcctgctctactctcctccctcctggacagacaggtacagaacacctcttggtcctgctctactctcctccctcctggtacCCCCTCCAGTAGCCTGCCCCGTAGCAGAGCTAGACCCAGACTCTGCCCCCTGAGTCCTagtaggctggacaatagaacgagtccAAACGGCCAAAGAACGTTGTCTGAGCTGGAACACTAGCGAGGCCATAGCAAATGAATTGAAACAAACCTTCACAGAGCCTCTTCTGACTGGAATGATCCTTAGAATTCCATTTCCcctaaatggcaccaaaaaatgTCTCCCTTTTTATTTGACCACTAAAACCTGTTCTTAGGACGGAACTGGAAAATAACAACTggtgtagaaagtaaacatcctCGATGGTGCCAAGTGTGTTTATGTCTGCATTACCAGGAAGTAGGAAATAACAGGCAACTTCTGACTATTTCTGGTCTACGATCGATGACATCAGAGGACGCAGCCCAACCTTTTCAGACACATGGACCATCTTAAACAGTATCATCCACAATGGGGCAAAACTAAAACACAACTAATGAGCTAAATTACATCTTCAAAAACTGAACATTA harbors:
- the LOC120041025 gene encoding tripartite motif-containing protein 16-like encodes the protein MFSSLYLLTKMAKNQELFCCSICLDLLKDPVTTACGHSYCMGCIKESWDQDRLKGVYSCPQCRQTFIPRPVLKRNIVLAEVVEKLKKTGLQAAPPPALCYAGPGDVACDVCTGTRKQKALMSCLACLASYCETHLQPHYESPALKKHKLVKATAQLQEKICSHHDKLLEVYCRTDQQCICLMCTMDEHKGHDTVSAAAERTEKQRQLGMSQQKVQQRFQEREKELKELQQAVESFKRSAQSAVEDSDQIFTELIRSIERRSSEVKELIRAQEKAQVSQAEGLLEQLKQEIAELRKRSTELEQLSHTEDHIHFLLSYQSLSSISVSSDLPSIVVRPLQYFGDVSKTVSELREKLEDFLKGEWTKISTTVNIVDVVLPPEPKTREQLLQYSCQLTLDPNTAHTRLSLSKGNRKVTFTRQVQPYPDHPDRFTTYCQVLCREGLSGRCYWEVEWTGNVFIAVSYKDISRTEIDGGFGLNNKSWSLLSYSGGYCFSHNNVETKVSGPQSSRVGVYLDHKAGTLSFYSVSDTMTLLHRVQTTFTQPLYPGFNLHGTVELVKL